A window from Streptosporangiales bacterium encodes these proteins:
- a CDS encoding protein-L-isoaspartate(D-aspartate) O-methyltransferase, producing the protein MVERLRAQGIADPRVLAAMGEIPRERFVPADVAAQAYEDVPLPIGEGQTISAPWIVAFTTEVLRLTDRSHCLEIGTGSGYAAAVLSRCCATVVTVERHRPLAERAERVLAEVGCDNVEVRVGNGIHGAADHAPYDGIAVTAMADRRPPRALLDQLAPDGTLVCPVGRRSHGDLIRIRGGRRERLVQVAFVPLVDSD; encoded by the coding sequence ATGGTCGAACGCCTGCGCGCCCAGGGGATCGCCGACCCGCGCGTCCTGGCGGCGATGGGGGAGATCCCGCGCGAGCGTTTCGTTCCCGCCGACGTGGCGGCGCAGGCGTACGAGGACGTCCCGTTGCCGATCGGCGAGGGCCAGACGATCTCGGCCCCGTGGATCGTCGCGTTCACCACCGAGGTCCTCCGTCTCACCGACCGCTCGCACTGTCTGGAGATCGGCACCGGCTCCGGGTATGCGGCCGCGGTCCTGTCCCGGTGCTGCGCGACCGTGGTGACGGTCGAGCGGCACCGTCCACTCGCGGAGCGTGCGGAGCGGGTGCTCGCCGAGGTCGGCTGCGACAACGTCGAGGTGCGCGTCGGCAACGGCATCCACGGTGCCGCCGACCACGCGCCGTACGACGGCATCGCCGTGACCGCCATGGCCGACCGCCGCCCGCCGCGGGCCCTGCTCGACCAGTTGGCGCCCGACGGCACGCTGGTGTGCCCGGTCGGTCGGCGCAGCCATGGCGACCTGATACGGATCCGCGGCGGACGCCGGGAGCGCCTGGTCCAGGTGGCCTTCGTCCCCCTGGTCGACTCCGACTGA